In Blastopirellula sediminis, the following proteins share a genomic window:
- a CDS encoding CheR family methyltransferase — protein sequence MTPQDIDAVCGLVYDLCGIALDSSKDYLIESRLADLVKREGCANYVEFAVRARNSHGDLKRDVINAITTRETLFFRDKSPFEALMFKAIPELVDEKSKHAYDRRIRIWSAACSTGQEPYSIAMTLMETLPDYRSWNISILATDISDDALARASRGLYPPMETSRGLEAKYLNKYFIPQEGGHRIKDEVRSLVSFEKVNLLQSFAHLGRFDIIFCRNAIIYFNAEDRKRTYVNLANQLTDNGYFFVGSSESLIDLGPRFQPQHHCKSVFYQPNRQLPDFILANKVGSTTAPTMASVR from the coding sequence ATGACGCCTCAAGATATTGACGCTGTTTGCGGGCTGGTCTACGACCTGTGCGGAATTGCACTCGACAGCTCGAAGGATTATTTGATCGAGAGCCGTCTGGCCGATCTCGTGAAACGAGAAGGTTGCGCCAACTACGTTGAATTCGCGGTCCGCGCTCGCAACTCGCATGGCGACTTGAAGCGCGACGTCATCAACGCGATCACCACCCGCGAAACGCTCTTCTTCCGCGACAAGTCGCCGTTTGAAGCTTTGATGTTCAAAGCGATTCCGGAACTGGTCGACGAGAAGTCGAAGCACGCCTACGATCGTCGCATTCGCATTTGGTCGGCCGCTTGCAGCACCGGGCAAGAGCCGTACAGCATCGCGATGACGCTGATGGAAACGCTTCCCGACTATCGGAGCTGGAACATCTCGATCCTGGCGACCGACATTTCGGACGATGCGTTGGCTCGCGCCAGCCGCGGACTTTATCCGCCGATGGAGACGTCGCGCGGCCTGGAAGCGAAATACCTCAACAAGTACTTCATTCCTCAAGAAGGCGGACATCGCATCAAGGATGAAGTCCGCTCGCTCGTTTCGTTCGAGAAGGTCAATTTGCTGCAAAGCTTCGCCCATCTCGGCCGCTTCGACATCATCTTCTGCCGCAACGCGATCATCTACTTCAATGCGGAAGATCGAAAACGGACCTACGTCAACCTGGCGAACCAGTTGACCGACAACGGTTACTTTTTCGTCGGATCGTCCGAATCGCTGATCGACCTCGGTCCGCGGTTCCAACCGCAGCACCACTGCAAGTCGGTCTTTTATCAACCGAACCGCCAATTGCCCGATTTTATTTTGGCGAACAAGGTTGGAAGTACGACCGCTCCAACGATGGCCAGCGTCCGCTAG
- the cysD gene encoding sulfate adenylyltransferase subunit CysD, with protein MSGYNITHLRQLEAESIHIIREVAAEFENPVMLYSIGKDSSVMVQLALKAFYPAKPPFPLMHVDTTWKFKEMIDFRESYAREELGLDLIVHINEEGRAVGIDPFEDSVKHTDLMKTASLKQALNKYKFDAAFGGARRDEEKSRAKERVFSFRDKNHRWDPKNQRPELWNVYNTKVNKGESIRVFPLSNWTELDVWQYIHLEKIPIVPLYYSAKRPVVWRNDMWIMVDDDRFVLQPGEKIEEKMVRFRTLGCYPLTGAVESEATTLPDIIQEMLLTTTSERQGRAIDKDQGASMEKKKIEGYF; from the coding sequence ATGTCGGGCTACAACATCACTCACTTGCGTCAGTTGGAAGCGGAAAGCATTCACATCATTCGTGAAGTCGCCGCCGAGTTCGAAAACCCGGTCATGCTCTATTCGATCGGCAAAGACTCGTCGGTGATGGTGCAGCTGGCGCTCAAAGCGTTCTATCCGGCGAAGCCGCCGTTTCCGCTGATGCACGTCGATACGACGTGGAAGTTCAAGGAAATGATCGACTTCCGCGAATCGTACGCTCGCGAGGAACTCGGCCTCGACCTGATCGTTCACATCAACGAAGAAGGTCGCGCGGTTGGCATCGATCCGTTTGAAGACAGCGTCAAACATACCGACCTGATGAAGACCGCTTCGCTGAAGCAGGCGCTCAACAAATACAAATTCGACGCGGCCTTCGGCGGCGCTCGCCGTGACGAAGAGAAATCGCGAGCCAAAGAACGAGTCTTCTCGTTCCGCGACAAAAACCATCGCTGGGACCCGAAAAACCAGCGTCCCGAGCTCTGGAACGTCTACAACACAAAGGTCAACAAAGGGGAAAGCATCCGCGTTTTCCCGCTGTCGAACTGGACCGAGCTCGACGTCTGGCAATACATCCACCTCGAAAAGATTCCGATCGTTCCCCTCTATTACTCGGCAAAACGACCGGTCGTCTGGCGGAATGACATGTGGATCATGGTCGACGACGATCGCTTTGTGCTGCAGCCGGGCGAGAAGATCGAAGAGAAGATGGTCCGCTTCCGCACCCTCGGCTGTTATCCGCTGACCGGCGCAGTCGAATCGGAAGCGACGACGCTCCCTGACATCATACAGGAAATGTTGCTGACCACGACGTCGGAACGTCAGGGGCGCGCGATCGACAAAGATCAAGGCGCCTCGATGGAAAAGAAGAAGATCGAAGGTTACTTCTAA
- the cysN gene encoding sulfate adenylyltransferase subunit CysN: MSHQSDLIATDINAYLAQHEKKELLRFITCGSVDDGKSTLIGKLLIEAKATYEDQLAAIERDSVVHGTVSGELDPALLMDGLKEEREQGITIDVAYRYFSTAKRKFIIADTPGHEQYTRNMATGASTADLAIILIDARHGVMTQTKRHSFITSLLGIKHIVVAINKMDLVDYSQEVFDKIKSDYVEFAAKMAADDVHFIPLSALKGDNLVNLSANMPWYEGSTLMHLLENVYIGSDRNLHDFRFPVQLVNRPHLDFRGFCGTIASGTIRPGEEVMALPSKKTSRVKSIVTMDGDLEEACPPLSVTITLEDEIDVSRGDMLVRPGNQPLVDDRFDAMVVWMDEDPMVPGKEYLVKQTSITTPGSISTLRYQIDVNTLHRKDAPTLRLNEIGRCEVRLNRPIAFDPYPKNRTTGAFIVIDRITNRTIAAGMIIDRKEKKVAHWDDEPSLSPTGEGVQSVTAGQREARFGQKPTTLLLTGLTGAGKTTIAYALERRLFDEGRACVVLDGQNLRGGVSKDLGFTAEERSENLRRGSEIAALMNGAGLICICAFTAPNEDVRQKAAEVVGKEQFLVVHLSAPIEVCRQRDDSGLYAKADTGEIANFPGVSYEFEAPASPDLVLPTHELEVSESVDQIIALLKDRKII, translated from the coding sequence ATGTCGCACCAATCCGATCTAATCGCCACCGACATCAACGCTTATCTCGCACAGCACGAGAAAAAAGAGCTGCTCCGCTTTATCACTTGCGGTAGCGTCGACGACGGCAAAAGCACGCTGATCGGCAAGTTGCTGATCGAAGCGAAGGCGACCTACGAAGATCAATTGGCGGCCATCGAACGCGACTCGGTCGTTCACGGCACGGTCAGCGGCGAACTCGACCCGGCTCTGTTGATGGACGGGCTGAAGGAAGAACGCGAACAAGGGATCACGATCGACGTCGCCTATCGCTATTTCTCGACGGCGAAGCGCAAGTTCATCATCGCCGACACTCCCGGCCACGAGCAGTACACCCGCAACATGGCGACCGGCGCTTCGACCGCCGACCTCGCGATCATTTTGATTGACGCTCGCCACGGGGTGATGACGCAGACCAAACGTCACAGCTTCATCACGTCGCTGCTTGGCATCAAGCACATCGTCGTCGCCATCAACAAGATGGACCTGGTCGATTACAGCCAGGAAGTCTTCGACAAGATCAAGTCGGACTACGTCGAATTCGCCGCGAAAATGGCGGCCGACGACGTCCACTTCATTCCCCTCTCGGCATTGAAAGGGGACAACTTGGTCAACCTGAGCGCGAACATGCCCTGGTACGAGGGGAGCACGCTCATGCACTTGCTGGAAAACGTCTACATCGGGTCGGACCGCAACCTGCACGACTTCCGCTTCCCGGTGCAGTTGGTTAACCGCCCGCACCTCGACTTCCGCGGTTTCTGCGGCACGATCGCCTCCGGCACGATTCGTCCCGGCGAAGAAGTGATGGCCCTGCCGTCGAAGAAGACGAGCCGCGTCAAATCAATCGTCACGATGGACGGCGACCTTGAAGAGGCTTGCCCGCCGCTGTCGGTCACGATCACGCTGGAAGACGAAATCGACGTCAGCCGCGGCGACATGCTGGTTCGCCCCGGCAATCAGCCCCTGGTCGACGATCGCTTCGACGCGATGGTCGTCTGGATGGACGAAGACCCGATGGTTCCCGGCAAAGAATACCTGGTCAAGCAAACCTCGATCACGACGCCCGGCTCGATTTCGACCTTGCGTTACCAGATCGACGTCAACACGCTCCATCGCAAAGACGCGCCGACGCTGCGACTGAACGAAATCGGCCGCTGCGAAGTTCGCCTGAACCGCCCGATCGCCTTCGATCCGTACCCGAAAAACCGGACGACTGGCGCGTTTATCGTGATCGACCGGATCACCAATCGGACGATCGCCGCCGGCATGATCATCGACCGCAAAGAGAAGAAAGTCGCCCACTGGGATGACGAGCCCTCCTTGTCGCCGACCGGCGAAGGGGTGCAAAGCGTCACTGCCGGCCAACGCGAAGCTCGCTTCGGCCAAAAGCCGACGACGCTGCTGCTGACCGGTTTGACCGGCGCCGGCAAGACGACAATCGCCTACGCCTTGGAACGCCGCTTGTTCGACGAAGGTCGCGCCTGCGTCGTCCTCGACGGCCAGAACCTCCGCGGCGGCGTTAGCAAAGACCTCGGCTTCACCGCCGAAGAACGCTCCGAGAATCTCCGCCGCGGTAGCGAAATCGCCGCGCTGATGAACGGCGCCGGTTTGATCTGCATCTGCGCGTTTACCGCTCCGAACGAAGACGTTCGCCAGAAAGCGGCCGAAGTGGTCGGCAAGGAGCAATTCCTGGTCGTTCACCTCTCGGCGCCGATCGAAGTCTGCCGCCAGCGCGACGACAGCGGCTTGTACGCCAAGGCCGACACGGGCGAAATCGCCAATTTCCCCGGCGTCAGCTACGAATTCGAAGCCCCGGCCAGCCCTGACCTGGTCCTGCCAACGCACGAACTGGAAGTCAGCGAATCGGTCGACCAGATCATCGCGCTGCTGAAAGATCGGAAGATCATCTAA
- a CDS encoding YbaN family protein yields the protein METIKTTTKRRLRIHGASPLASSPQPKQAPVATHGLRRVIFVASALLFLTLGILGAILPVLPCTPFLLLASYFAARSSPWLNERILRNRLVGPILRDWNEHRGVRRNVKIKAMLLVGICVTATLAVTQPEPLVMALIAGVSTIGIVVVAKLPEVKG from the coding sequence ATGGAAACGATCAAAACGACGACCAAGCGGCGACTGCGCATCCATGGCGCATCTCCTCTCGCGTCATCGCCGCAGCCCAAGCAGGCTCCGGTCGCGACGCATGGACTGCGACGCGTGATCTTCGTCGCCTCCGCGCTCTTGTTTCTGACGCTGGGAATTCTGGGGGCGATCTTGCCGGTGCTCCCCTGCACTCCCTTCCTGCTGTTGGCCAGCTATTTCGCCGCTCGCAGTTCTCCTTGGCTGAACGAGCGGATCTTGCGAAACCGCTTGGTCGGACCAATCTTGCGCGACTGGAACGAACACCGGGGCGTCCGCCGCAACGTGAAGATCAAAGCGATGCTGCTGGTCGGCATCTGCGTTACGGCGACGCTGGCCGTGACGCAACCCGAGCCGCTGGTGATGGCGCTGATCGCGGGAGTCTCGACGATAGGGATCGTCGTGGTGGCGAAGCTGCCGGAAGTGAAAGGGTAG